CTGACTACGACACCCCAGATGGGACTTGCCTGCGGGACTACATCCATGTCACTGACCTGGCACAGGCACACATTTTGGGTCTGGAGTACTTACTCAATGGGGGGAGTACGGAGGTGTTTAATTTGGGTAATGGACAAGGATTCTCCATTCGGGAGGTGATTGAAGCAGCCCGTGTTGTTACTAGTCGCCCCATTGCTGTGACTCTGGCTGACCGTCGTCCGGGAGACCCACCCATTCTTGTGGGTAGTGGGGAAAAGGCTAAGCAAGTCTTAGGTTGGAACCCCCAGTATGCCGAGTTAGAAACTATCCTCAAACATGCTTGGCAGTGGCATCAGAAGCGACATGGGGATGCTTAATCTGAGGCTAAGTAAGCTATAACAGATTTGGTTAGGGTTAATTAGATGCTTTGCAAGAGCCAGGTTACACAATGATGGATAGTCAATTAGATACTCTTCAAAAGCCAGGTCCGATCACAACGGACAAAGTCAGGATATTGAATGTAGACATTGATAATGTCACAGAGTTAGAGGTTCTAAAGCAGTTAGACCGGGGCGTGGTGTTCACCCCGAATGTTGATCACCTACTTTTGCTAGAAAACGACTCAGAGTTTTTGAGTATTTACGATACGGCTGACTATAAATTGTGTGATAGCAAAATTCTCTATTATGTCTCTCGATTTTTGGGGACACCCATAAAAGAGAAAATTTCTGGCTCTGATTTTTTCCCTTCTTTTTGTAACTATCACAAAGAGAATGAAACGATTAAAGTCTTCCTTTTAGGAGCCAAAGAAGGAGTGGCGAGCCAGGCTCAAGAAAATTTGAATACTAAATTAGGTAGAGAAATTGTGGTTGGGGCGCATTCCCCCTCTTTCGGATTTGAAAAGAATGAAGAAGAATGCCAAGAAATTATTGAAGAAATTAACAAATCCGGCGCAACAGTTTTAGCTATAGGGGTAGGTGCGCCCAAACAAGAAAAGTGGATAAATAAGTATAAAGAGCAGTTGCCCAATATTAAGATATTTTTGGCGATCGGAGCAACGATTGATTTTGAGGCGGGTAATAAAAAACGTGCTCCCAAGTGGGTAACTGAGATTGGTTTGGAATGGTTACATCGGTTGGTGTCTGAGCCTAAACGGTTATGGAAGAGGTACTTGATTGGGGGACCGATCTTCTGCTGGTTGATTTTCAAGCAGAAGCTCCATCTCAAGAGCGTTAACAGTCGTCGTGTACTACAGTCAATCCCTGATTTGTAACGTGCAAAGTTGGGGAATGGATTACTCAAAAACTAGCGAAAGTGAACCTTGATTTCTGCTGCGCTGCACTGGTCAATTGCCCATAAATAAATCCATTCCCACCTGTTCCGAGAAAAATCCGTCCAAATACATTCATGTCTCCAACTATGACACGGGGTTTTCCAAAATAACCTTTTGGATAGTCAGCAATCTTAACCCACTTCGCACCTAGATCAATCGAGCGGAAGACTCCGAGTTCACCTTTGACCTTACCCTGAATAAAGACAGTTGGATGGCTCACTCCTGATGCTGTTTTGCCAAATCCAAAGGCTTGAGCTTCGTCAACCATTGCCATTTTGACAAAGTCTTTTCCAAAGTTGCTGGAGCGGTATAACCCTTTCTCTTTTAGACTTAGCCAGACCTCGCCCGCCATAGCCGGAGCTGTTTTAAGATTAGCTCCATCCCACACTCCTGCGGGGAGTGCTTTGTTGACGATTTGCCAGGTTTCGCCTC
This Microcoleus sp. AS-A8 DNA region includes the following protein-coding sequences:
- a CDS encoding WecB/TagA/CpsF family glycosyltransferase, which codes for MMDSQLDTLQKPGPITTDKVRILNVDIDNVTELEVLKQLDRGVVFTPNVDHLLLLENDSEFLSIYDTADYKLCDSKILYYVSRFLGTPIKEKISGSDFFPSFCNYHKENETIKVFLLGAKEGVASQAQENLNTKLGREIVVGAHSPSFGFEKNEEECQEIIEEINKSGATVLAIGVGAPKQEKWINKYKEQLPNIKIFLAIGATIDFEAGNKKRAPKWVTEIGLEWLHRLVSEPKRLWKRYLIGGPIFCWLIFKQKLHLKSVNSRRVLQSIPDL